The following proteins come from a genomic window of Rutidosis leptorrhynchoides isolate AG116_Rl617_1_P2 chromosome 10, CSIRO_AGI_Rlap_v1, whole genome shotgun sequence:
- the LOC139871251 gene encoding putative ubiquitin-conjugating enzyme E2 39, whose protein sequence is MLTFLCVCFWVKDTIFVRVYESRIDILRAAIIGAEGTPYHDGLFFFDVCFPSDYPNSPPLVLYRSGGLRINPNLYGCGYNFEELVVGHFCERVGDILMACKAYMEGVQVGCFVRVGVQDVVDEGGDDKCSAHFKKKYWSEADEFLTLSGNKISLLTLAPPPPLPPPPNDKFSPLALAPPPPLPPPPNDNFSPLAYNIAHSA, encoded by the exons ATGTTgacttttttgtgtgtgtgtttttgggttAAAGACACAATATTTGTGAGGGTGTATGAATCGAGGATAGATATATTACGAGCTGCAATTATTGGAGCAGAGGGGACACCGTATCACGATGGTCTCTTCTTTTTTGACGTGTGTTTCCCAAGTGACTACCCAAACAGCCCACCT CTTGTGCTATATCGCTCTGGTGGTCTTCGTATAAATCCAAATCTGTATGGCTGTGGCTAT AACTTTGAGGAGTTGGTGGTTGGACACTTTTGCGAACGTGTTGGTGATATATTAATGGCGTGTAAAGCTTACATGGAAGGTGTGCAAGTGGGGTGTTTTGTGAGAGTAGGTGTACAAGATGTTGTTGATGAGGGTGGTGACGATAAATGTTCAGCTCACTTCAAGAAAA AATATTGGAGCGAAGCTGATGAATTCTTAACATTAAGTGGAAACAAAATTTCTCTACTGACGCTAGCACCAccgccaccactaccaccaccaccaaatgATAAATTTTCTCCACTAGCGCTAGCACCAccgccaccactaccaccaccaccaaatgATAACTTTTCTCCACTGGC GTACAACATTGCACATTCAGCTTAG
- the LOC139873444 gene encoding beta-glucuronosyltransferase GlcAT14A-like, with product MRLVRESKMMMKLKELKYLHFEKRWAFALAIASIATLFLVATCLNFGTVSPFYKINSFIFDSRVNPNKTATNFAEEKIEVPPPPPRPTIPRFAYLVSGSKGDLNKLWRTLRALYHPWNYYVLHLDLESPLEERMELASRVENDPVFATVGNVYVITKANMVTYRGPTMVSNTLHACAILLKKYKDWDWFINLSASDYPLVTQDDLLFSFRDLKRDLNFIEHTSRLGWKEAKRAMPLMVDPGLYQNKKSDIFWVEPKRALPTTFKLFTGSAWMILSRSFVEYCIWGYDNLPRTLLMYYTNFVSSPEGYFQTVVCNSPEFVPTVVNHDMHFITWDTPPKQHPHILNINDTDKMIASGAAFARKFKQNTLVLDRIDNELLHRKNGSFTPGGWCKGAPSCTKVGNPTRVKPGPGAQRVSRLIGKLLQQPKFSESQCQ from the exons ATGAGACTCGTACGCGAGTCGAAAATGATGATGAAACTTAAAGAATTGAAGTATCTTCACTTTGAAAAACGATGGGCTTTCGCATTAGCCATAGCTTCGATTGCGACACTTTTCCTTGTTGCAACATGTTTGAATTTCGGTACCGTGTCTCCATTTTACAAAATCAATTCGTTTATATTTGATTCTCGAGTTAATCCGAATAAAACCGCCACCAATTTTGCCGAAGAAAAGATCGAGGTTCCGCCACCTCCACCTCGTCCAACTATTCCTCGATTTGCATATTTGGTTTCGGGATCAAAAGGGGATTTAAATAAGCTATGGAGGACACTTAGAGCATTGTATCATCCATGGAACTATTAtgttcttcatctcgatcttgagTCACCACTCGAAGAAAGAATGGAGCTTGCTTCACGAGTTGAGAATGACCCTGTTTTTGCTACGGTTGGGAACGTTTATGTGATCACGAAAGCTAATATGGTTACATATAGAGGGCCCACAATGGTGTCAAATACTCTTCACGCGTGTGCCATTCTTCTCAAGAAATATAAAGATTGGGATTGGTTTATAAACCTTAGTGCCTCGGATTATCCACTTGTGACTCAAGATG ATCTTCTATTTTCATTTAGGGATTTGAAGAGGGATCTGAATTTCATCGAGCATACAAGTCGTTTAGGGTGGAAAGA GGCCAAAAGGGCAATGCCGTTGATGGTTGACCCGGGACTATACCAGAACAAAAAGTCAGATATCTTTTGGGTAGAACCAAAACGGGCTCTCCCAACTACGTTCAAGTTGTTTACAG GGTCAGCATGGATGATATTATCACGTTCGTTTGTCGAATATTGTATATGGGGTTATGATAATCTTCCAAGAACTCTACTCATGTACTACACGAATTTCGTCTCTTCACCCGAAGGTTACTTTCAAACGGTCGTCTGCAATTCGCCTGAATTTGTGCCAACGGTGGTTAACCACGATATGCACTTTATTACATGGGATACACCTCCGAAACAACATCCACATATCCTTAACATAAACGATACAGACAAAATGATAGCAAGCGGTGCAGCATTTGCACGAAAATTTAAGCAAAATACGCTTGTTTTGGACAGAATCGACAATGAGTTACTACACCGTAAGAATGGGAGTTTTACCCCGGGTGGATGGTGTAAGGGTGCACCTTCTTGCACCAAGGTTGGTAACCCGACTCGGGTTAAACCGGGCCCGGGTGCTCAAAGGGTCAGTAGACTTATAGGCAAGTTACTTCAACAGCCTAAGTTTAGTGAGAGTCAATGTCAATAG
- the LOC139871250 gene encoding uncharacterized protein, whose product MALLRYVFMFGQPRNRHFFRSEFFSFIWLAAMVMTAGGCRKLWWWMAFVYKSSMKSLAKRKEKKNVVAIYVEARVIELYLLTGLESVECTPVRVDSRRGHPKSLEGLLVSRGYRHPECTHKGRPFFLGGASAQSSRPETIGFKARNLEYLSHSSSREEKFRKVQTRPILNPSSNFRVLSTQQSESIEAPFSEAEVRKAVWDCGDDKAPGPDGFSIRFIKHFWDLLKEDVIKFVNCFHASGYIPNGCNSSFFTMLPKVDSPLLVKDYRPISLIGIQYKILAKILASRLSLVIDSVISNNQSAFVKGRQILDGPLIINELVDWCKRKKKQAMLLKVDFEKAFDSISWEYLISMLGFLGFGKRWILWIKGCLMSSRASVLVNGSPSEEFHIGRGLRQGDPLSPFLFIICMEGLHAAIMDSMHLNFFKGVQVGCGPNAQVVSHCFFADDALFVGEWNDGNAQNLLCILRCFQLVSGLRINMIKSNLLGVGINGVEVDRLAGNLGCRPDKLPFTFLGLPVGKNMNRIDSWDPILNKFKSKLATWKVNLLSFGGRLTLIKSVLGALGTYYFSMFKAPKGVLKSFESIRAKFFWGCSNDTKKVQWVKWSDVCRGKDKGGLGVIPLKNLNNSLLYKWRWRYLTCKNWLWSKVVRAIHGSSPDVVTLPSSISGKWSCITRVIGNIHATVPAAISSISVHIGNGCNTLFWHERWLNGHLLCDIYPRLYALETQQNCSIQDCRVSDDWIWHWRREIRSGVEDQQLQAILGELSSVVFTNHEVKWVCNVSSDGSFSVHGFRSLLYNDAVHPFPTEWFNFIPPKVNIFLWRSRLGRLPDKCSLLERGISSYSMIMCSSCNQHVEDMPHIFFECDTAVQVWQCIAGWLGFDLPRWQDMVAFWQWVLNCSQDNKKKMVIQSICFSTLWALWRFRNAVIFDPAKFRKCYVVDSIIFSTFDWLSNRYKKAKIHWNSWLQNPVMTL is encoded by the exons GTAGTTGCGATTTACGTGGAAGCGAGGGTTATCGAGTTATACCTATTAACGGGTTTGGAGAGTGTAGAGTGCACGCCCGTAAGAGTTGACTCA AGACGGGGCCACCCTAAATCCCTTGAAGGGCTACTGGTATCAAGAGGTTACAGACATCCGGAGTGTACCCATAAAGGGCGACCTTTTTTCTTAGGAGGTGCATCAGCTCAGTCATCCAGACCCGAAACAATAGGATTTAAGGCACGCAACCTAGAATACTTGTCACATAGCTCATCAAG GGAAG AAAAATTTCGTAAGGTGCAAACTAGACCTATTTTAAATCCTAGCAGTAACTTTCGGGTTCTGTCCACGCAACAAAGTGAGTCGATTGAGGCTCCTTTTTCAGAAGCCGAGGTTCGCAAAGCCGTTTGGGATTGTGGGGATGACAAGGCTCCGGGTCCGGATGGTTTTTCTATTCGTTTTATCAAACACTTTTGGGACTTACTGAAAGAAGATGTGATTAAATTTGTGAACTGTTTTCATGCTTCTGGCTACATACCGAATGGGTGTAACTCGTCTTTCTTCACCATGCTGCCTAAAGTTGACTCGCCTCTTCTTGTGAAAGATTATAGACCGATAAGTCTCATCGGCATCCAATATAAAATTCTTGCTAAGATTCTTGCCTCGAGGTTGTCTTTGGTGATCGATTCGGTCATAAGTAATAATCAATCGGCTTTTGTTAAAGGTAGACAGATTCTGGATGGCCCCCTTATTATTAATGAGTTGGTTGATTGGTGTAAGagaaagaagaaacaagcgatGCTCCTCAAAGTCGATTTTGAAAAGGCGTTTGACTCCATCAGTTGGGAGTATCTTATATCTATGCTCGGTTTCTTGGGTTTTGGTAAAAGGTGGATTCTTTGGATTAAAGGTTGCTTGATGTCTTCTAGAGCTTCTGTTCTTGTTAACGGTAGCCCTTCGGAAGAGTTTCATATTGGTAGAGGCCTCCGTCAAGGAGATCCCCTATCTCCCTTCCTTTTTATCATTTGTATGGAGGGGTTGCACGCGGCTATCATGGATTCGATGCACTTAAATTTCTTTAAAGGTGTGCAGGTCGGTTGTGGACCGAATGCTCAGGTTGTCTCTCATTGTTTCTTTGCAGACGACGCCTTATTCGTAGGCGAATGGAATGATGGTAATGCTCAAAATCTCTTATGTATTTTGAGATGTTTTCAGCTCGTCTCAGGGCTTCGTATCAACATGATTAAATCGAATCTGCTCGGGGTTGGTATTAATGGAGTGGAAGTCGATCGCCTTGCTGGTAACCTGGGCTGTCGTCCAGATAAACTCCCATTCACATTCTTGGGGCTGCCCGTTGGTAAGAACATGAACCGGATTGACAGTTGGGATCCTATTTTGAACAAGTTTAAATCAAAGCTTGCTACTTGGAAGGTTAATCTTCTATCTTTTGGAGGGCGTCTTACTTTAATCAAGTCGGTTTTAGGGGCTCTTGGTACCTATTACTTTTCCATGTTTAAAGCTCCTAAAGGTGTCTTGAAATCTTTTGAATCGATCAGGGCAAAGTTCTTTTGGGGTTGCTCTAATGATACTAAAAAGGTCCAATGGGTCAAATGGAGCGATGTCTGTAGAGGTAAAGATAAAGGGGGGCTCGGTGTGATTCCTCTTAAAAATTTGAACAATTCTTTACTCTACAAGTGGCGCTGGAGATACCTTACTTGCAAAAATTGGTTATGGTCCAAGGTGGTTAGAGCTATCCACGGTTCTAGTCCGGATGTGGTCACTCTCCCATCATCGATCAGTGGGAAGTGGTCCTGTATTACTCGCGTCATCGGTAATATTCATGCTACGGTTCCAGCTGCTATTTCCTCTATCTCGGTTCACATTGGTAATGGGTGCAATACTCTTTTTTGGCATGAGAGATGGCTTAATGGGCATTTACTCTGTGATATTTATCCTCGGCTCTATGCCTTGGAAACCCAGCAGAATTGTTCTATCCAGGATTGTCGAGTTTCTGATGATTGGATTTGGCACTGGAGACGGGAGATTAGAAGTGGTGTCGAAGATCAGCAGCTTCAAGCTATTCTTGGTGAGCTTTCTTCGGTTGTGTTCACGAATCATGAGGTTAAATGGGTTTGTAATGTTAGCTCGGATGGAAGTTTTTCGGTTCATGGGTTTCGGTCATTACTCTATAATGATGCTGTTCATCCTTTTCCCACAGAATGGTTCAATTTTATCCCCCCAAAAGTTAATATTTTTCTATGGCGTTCTCGGTTGGGACGATTACCGGATAAATGTAGCTTGTTGGAGCGTGGTATTTCTTCTTATTCGATGATCATGTGTTCTTCCTGTAATCAGCACGTCGAGGATATGCCACACATTTTCTTCGAGTGCGATACGGCTGTTCAGGTTTGGCAATGTATTGCAGGTTGGCTCGGTTTCGATCTTCCCAGATGGCAAGACATGGTCGCGTTTTGGCAATGGGTTCTCAATTGTTCTCAAGACAACAAGAAGAAGATGGTGATCCAGTCTATATGTTTCTCAACTTTATGGGCTCTTTGGCGCTTCAGGAATGCGGTCATTTTTGATCCGGCTAAATTTCGGAAGTGTTATGTTGTTGATTCTATTATTTTTTCCACTTTTGATTGGCTTTCGAATCGCTACAAGAAAGCTAAGATACATTGGAATAGTTGGTTACAAAATCCTGTAATGACTCTGTAA